CAGCTCCTGGAACCATCCGAACGGGCACAGAAAGCCGCACACCACCCGCCCCAGCAGCGCGCCTGCGAAAATGAGGAATCCCACCACATACCATGCAAACTGGAACTTGGAGGAGCCGATCACCGCCTGAAGCGCCCCGATGGGGCACGAAGCTGCCGCGGCCGGACAGGAGTAGCAATTCAGCCCGGGGACGCAGACGGCCTTCAGGCCGGTCCTGGAGATCCTTCCATGCAGGAAGTTCATCAAAAAGGGGTTGGAAGCCAGCGCGGCCCCCAGCTGGATCTTCCAGCGATGCTTGTTTTCAGCCAATGCCCACACACTCCAAACACAGGTTGACGCCCTTGTGCAGGACCATGTCCGCTTCCCCGCGCCACAGCCCCAGTCCAATCATC
This DNA window, taken from Dysosmobacter welbionis, encodes the following:
- a CDS encoding CD1871A family CXXC motif-containing protein: MRKITICCLAAALLMIGLGLWRGEADMVLHKGVNLCLECVGIG